The Juglans regia cultivar Chandler chromosome 1, Walnut 2.0, whole genome shotgun sequence nucleotide sequence GTCTACTCAATGCATGTGCAGCAGCAGGGCATTTAGATCGAGTGTATGTTATTTCTTGCCATAACTTGTCTGATTGAGGGGCATTTCAGCATAAACATGTTCTGAACAATGATCCACTCTTTGATGTGATAGGTATGCAATTCTCCATGATATGACTGCTGCTGGTGTTGGGTTGAACAAGTTTTGCTATGCGGGACTCATAGCTGCACACAAGAACAAGACGCCTGTAGCAGATGATTTTGCCACCAAAGTAATTATCAAGTATGCTTTTCTGCCGTAATcattctattttctttcattttgcatagttatctctaatattattgttttatggGAAGGTCATTGAGTTTGTTGATAGGTCCAAGGAGTTTCTACCAGTTGATACAGCAAGTGTAACTGCTGAAAACTTGATGATGGGTGTTTCAGAAGAAGAGCTGTATAATCTACCCACTGCCAAATATGTTAACAGGCGTGGAGCTTTTTTAAAAAGGCAACTGACTGTTTATCATGTTGCACTTCATGGCTGTGCAGACCTCAGGAATGTAGAGGTACTAGCTGACATCTTTGATTATGTCTTGATTTTAGATGTTAAGCCAACCTATGAGCTCCATTGGGTCTCTGTTCGTTCGTCTGTTCTTACACAAACAATATTAATCTAAAATATGACAAGGTGGATGGTGTTGTATTGATGAATAGACAATGCTTGGTCCTTGATTTCTAGTGAAAGGAGTTGCTTTACCACTGGTACTGGAATCTTTGCTCAGGAAAATCTAGTCGTGAAACTTCACAGTTGGCATGTTTCTTACCTAGACATGGTCCAAAAACTTGTTTCCACCATCAGCTTAGTTGACGCTCTTGttgctttgtttatttttccctttcataCATATCTTATCGTcatcataaaacaaaaaagaaaaccttaaCATGTTTTTGAAAGATTTTGTCCTCATGGTTCAAATAATGCAATATGTAACAGAAAGCCATGAGAAAAAATTTACAACCAAAACAAACATTGTAGATTTGAAACCCTAATATGGATATCCTTACTTATTGaccaaaaattttctttgttatttcggagtatagtgatatatttatttattttgattggcACTGGTTGTCTAAGAACAACATCCCGACTAATCTCGAGGGTGCATAGGCCCTCGACAATGAGTTTCCCTCAAGTGTACATCTgttaattcaaggaaaaaatctcccaatccgatggcccctatagattgtttgcacccatggggatttgaaccttagacatggggggagcataccccctagcccaaggcctttaccacttgagccaacccctaggggtttagAAACCatggattttcatttttcctattttgtcAATTAATACTTTAgcttttagaaaatttattgtTGAATGCTCTATAAGGTAGTTATTAATGATCTTGGTAGGTGATGGAAGCTTTGTTGGAAATGCTAAAGAACAATGGAAAAACTCCTGATGTCTTCATCATGATGCAAACTATGAGGTAAGTGGTTTTCGgccactaatttcaaagtaatatactaatattacaaaatgaGCTGTGTTCTTCCTTAGTTGCAGAAAATGATTATATGCATGTATGAGTAAATAGATATCAAAATCTCCATCGTTacgtaataaaaaaaaaaaaagatattaagatTATGGCTTAAGTTTCAGTTCTTAGCACTCTTTAGCTTCCTTTGGGTGTATCCTTAACATTTCCACTGGTTATTTTTGTAAGCTagctttttcattttcttttgttctatACTTTGGTTCATTGTGTGCGATCTGTCTGGAATATTATCTCTGTCTGCTAGACTTTACTCCTTATGTTATGTTCTGACAGCTTTCTTATCTTCATATTTGTGCATGCCTCTGTGTTTCTGGAATACTTTTTCTATTGCTGGGTTTTTCTCTTGATATCATGTGATGTTCTATccattttgcttttattttgtgggcggttttttttttttgttcccaTACTCTGTGCGCATGAAGCAGAGGGGGCTCTTGATGTAATATTCTTTTACTCTTCTTGTCTGTCATATCTTattggtcctttttttttttgccatctCACTACAAATGTATTTATATTGTCTTCATCTACCATATTTATGCAGGTGCTATTTACATTCAGGGGACATTGATGGCGGTCTTAAAACTTTTGAGGACTACATGATTTCAGGGAGGCCTCCGGCAATGGAACTATATGTGGTCAGTTTTTGACAAATATCTTAAGACATCACTTTGCTGTTGATACTGCATCTAAGCCATTGGACTAACCTATGGATGTTAAACTACTGTAATTTGTGTGGTTGTAGACACTTGTGGAGGGAGCCATGGTTGGGCATACTCCCAAGGGAATGCAACTTGCTCAAGACACGCTGGTATGATTGACTTAATGCACAGCTTCTTGATTCTGTTCCTGATTAAGATCATTGTTGTGATCTTCATTACTCGATCTGGTGTCCATGCTATAATGCAGGTAAATATGAATTCCAGGGGCTTCTTCTTGAGCCAAAAAATTGGGAGTGATCTCCTCCTTTCAGCTTCTGGAGAAAAGGTAtgcaaatatttaatttaattgcttggTTTCATCCCTGTTTAAGCTGTCGGTATATTCTCTAGTTTTCTTGCTATCAGATATATATTGGTTTTAGCTGTCTGTTTTCCAAGTGAACTATTAAATATTTCCTTGCAGACTGGTGGATATACTACTGCCAACTATATATGGGATCTGATGCAAGCTCGCAAAGTGACTCCCTCACTTCCTGCCGTGGAAGCGTATTACAAGGGCTTGAAAGTGAGTTTCTTGCCTAGAAAGTGTATATTCTTGTTGCTTCTATTTAAACTGCGTATATGACTCCCAAGTTTCAAAGACATCAGACTTGGTTGGTGGACTGCAAATGACCATGGACGTGTCAATTAGGAAATCATTAGAGTTTAATATTGTTTGGAAAGGATTTGAAATCTTTAAATCATACGAGCTAAAAACTGTTGTTTGATTTGGAGGGGAGCATTGGGTTACATTAATCATGCCACGGCT carries:
- the LOC109009653 gene encoding pentatricopeptide repeat-containing protein At4g35850, mitochondrial-like isoform X1, which encodes MKLLLRSITGQHRPVARELGRRYFAASTEKYAKRNYANNVSEYNTVVGSLTAQRRHFLLRDVYDNMMLNGVQPTRDVFHSLIVGTMKGARLQDGFYFKDQMKVMGLLPDVNLFNILISLCGKCKDSDQAIQILEEMNKSEVKPNAQTFVCLLNACAAAGHLDRVYAILHDMTAAGVGLNKFCYAGLIAAHKNKTPVADDFATKVIEFVDRSKEFLPVDTASVTAENLMMGVSEEELYNLPTAKYVNRRGAFLKRQLTVYHVALHGCADLRNVEVMEALLEMLKNNGKTPDVFIMMQTMRCYLHSGDIDGGLKTFEDYMISGRPPAMELYVTLVEGAMVGHTPKGMQLAQDTLVNMNSRGFFLSQKIGSDLLLSASGEKTGGYTTANYIWDLMQARKVTPSLPAVEAYYKGLKDREIPEDDPRLLLVSRTYNILQVRFGTGPGRP
- the LOC109009653 gene encoding pentatricopeptide repeat-containing protein At4g35850, mitochondrial-like isoform X2, encoding MKLLLRSITGQHRPVARELGRRYFAASTEKYAKRNYANNVSEYNTVVGSLTAQRRHFLLRDVYDNMMLNGVQPTRDVFHSLIVGTMKGARLQDGFYFKDQMKVMGLLPDVNLFNILISLCGKCKDSDQAIQILEEMNKSEVKPNAQTFVCLLNACAAAGHLDRVYAILHDMTAAGVGLNKFCYAGLIAAHKNKTPVADDFATKVIIKSKEFLPVDTASVTAENLMMGVSEEELYNLPTAKYVNRRGAFLKRQLTVYHVALHGCADLRNVEVMEALLEMLKNNGKTPDVFIMMQTMRCYLHSGDIDGGLKTFEDYMISGRPPAMELYVTLVEGAMVGHTPKGMQLAQDTLVNMNSRGFFLSQKIGSDLLLSASGEKTGGYTTANYIWDLMQARKVTPSLPAVEAYYKGLKDREIPEDDPRLLLVSRTYNILQVRFGTGPGRP